From Xylanivirga thermophila, the proteins below share one genomic window:
- a CDS encoding Gfo/Idh/MocA family protein: MKAYRAGIVGCGNIFPMHAVSISKLNNVEVVAVCDIKEDRAIKRSEEIGCKYYLDYKEMIEKEDLDVLHICTPHYMHAPIAIYAAHHGLNIMTEKPMSIALDDAKAMIKAAKDNGVTLGVIFQNRYNPGSLLIKKALDSGELGAIKSAKAMVTWDRSDEYYSKSDWKGTWDKEGGGVIIDQAIHTLDLMRWFIGQPIDYIDATISNRAHNKIDVEDAAEGIIKYKNGVVSAFFAINYYTYDAPVEIELHCENGIAKIVGDKATIKFYDGRTYIADKNPNEYIEYGNVKSYWGTSHVKQIQKFYDALENGVKPEIDGEEALKTQEMICGIYQSGKEGRKIYV; the protein is encoded by the coding sequence ATGAAAGCTTATCGTGCAGGTATAGTAGGTTGTGGAAATATATTTCCAATGCATGCAGTATCAATATCAAAACTTAATAATGTAGAAGTTGTGGCTGTATGTGATATAAAAGAAGATAGGGCTATAAAAAGATCCGAAGAAATTGGGTGTAAATATTATCTCGATTATAAAGAGATGATAGAGAAAGAAGATCTTGATGTGTTGCATATATGCACTCCCCATTATATGCATGCGCCTATAGCGATTTATGCAGCTCACCATGGATTGAATATAATGACTGAAAAGCCCATGTCCATAGCATTGGATGATGCTAAGGCTATGATAAAGGCTGCAAAGGATAATGGTGTTACATTGGGCGTTATATTTCAGAATAGATATAATCCTGGTTCTTTGCTTATAAAGAAGGCCCTAGATTCCGGTGAATTAGGAGCTATAAAATCAGCTAAGGCTATGGTTACCTGGGATAGATCCGATGAATACTATTCTAAAAGTGACTGGAAGGGTACTTGGGATAAGGAAGGTGGCGGGGTAATCATCGATCAAGCCATCCATACATTGGATCTTATGAGGTGGTTTATCGGTCAGCCTATAGATTATATAGATGCCACCATCTCAAATAGGGCCCATAATAAGATAGATGTGGAGGACGCGGCTGAAGGTATAATAAAATATAAAAATGGTGTGGTAAGTGCATTTTTTGCCATAAATTATTATACCTATGATGCACCTGTTGAAATAGAGCTCCACTGTGAAAATGGAATTGCAAAGATTGTTGGGGATAAAGCTACCATAAAGTTTTATGATGGCAGAACATATATAGCAGATAAAAACCCAAATGAATATATTGAATATGGCAATGTAAAGTCATATTGGGGTACTAGCCATGTAAAGCAGATACAAAAGTTTTATGACGCCCTTGAGAACGGTGTAAAACCTGAAATAGATGGTGAAGAGGCGCTTAAGACCCAAGAGATGATATGCGGTATATATCAATCTGGAAAAGAGGGGCGCAAGATATATGTCTAG
- a CDS encoding thioredoxin domain-containing protein produces the protein MTSSNREPNRLVNEKSPYLLQHAYNPVDWYPWGDEAFAKANAEDKPIFLSIGYSTCHWCHVMAKESFEDEEVADILNRYFVSIKVDREERPDIDHIYMTVCQALTGSGGWPLSIFMTPGKKPFFAGTYFPKHSRLGMTGFVDILKNTAEAWNTDKESLVEVGAKITRGISEYSRDYEETGEISEDIIRSAYNGLKSNFDDIYGGFSSQPKFPTPHNLMFLMRYFNVSKEPEALKMVEKTLQGMYNGGIFDHIGGGFCRYATDKKWLVPHFEKMLYDNAMLIIAYTECYQITKNELYKAIAYKTLDYVLRDMTDEAGGFYSAQDADSEGQEGKFYVWDPQEIKDVLGDEDGLLFCKYYGITEHGNFEGKSIPNRLYDCKVIEKDRELIEGFTKTMLEYRKGRVHPHKDDKILTGWNGLMIAAMAIAGRVFRDDRYTMASQKAFGFIKDKLIREDGRLLARYRDGEAAYLAYLDDYAYLIWGLIELYETTYDPEYLEYAIKLNSNMLKLFWDKENSGLFLYGSDGEKLIFRPKDIYDGAIPSGNSVALNNIIRLARLTGDTGLDEIANRQIGAFASEISENPNMYTYFLLSCMFTLYTDYQIVIAGKGEDNDVQEMVDMIHEMFLPLAVVLVYYPTKEHGSKLEDLAPYIKSNKPKEGKQTAYVCRHFMCMEPIMDVKELQKVLTT, from the coding sequence ATGACTAGCTCAAATAGAGAACCCAATCGTTTGGTAAATGAAAAATCTCCTTATCTTTTGCAACATGCATATAACCCTGTAGATTGGTATCCATGGGGTGATGAAGCCTTTGCAAAAGCAAATGCAGAAGACAAACCTATCTTTCTATCCATCGGATATTCTACTTGCCACTGGTGTCATGTAATGGCAAAGGAAAGCTTTGAGGATGAAGAGGTAGCAGATATTTTAAACAGGTATTTTGTATCTATAAAAGTAGATAGGGAAGAGAGACCGGATATAGATCATATATATATGACAGTATGTCAGGCATTAACAGGAAGCGGTGGATGGCCCCTTAGTATATTTATGACCCCAGGTAAAAAACCGTTTTTTGCTGGCACATATTTTCCGAAACATTCCCGCCTAGGCATGACGGGTTTTGTAGATATACTGAAAAATACAGCTGAGGCATGGAATACTGATAAAGAGTCACTTGTAGAAGTAGGGGCAAAGATAACAAGGGGTATATCAGAGTATTCTAGAGATTATGAAGAAACAGGTGAGATATCGGAGGATATTATTAGATCTGCATATAATGGACTTAAAAGCAATTTTGATGATATATATGGTGGATTTAGTAGTCAGCCTAAGTTCCCTACCCCCCATAATCTTATGTTTTTAATGAGATATTTTAATGTATCTAAAGAACCTGAAGCATTGAAGATGGTAGAGAAAACCCTTCAAGGCATGTATAATGGTGGCATATTTGATCATATAGGCGGAGGCTTCTGCAGGTACGCTACAGATAAAAAATGGCTTGTTCCCCATTTTGAAAAGATGCTCTATGATAATGCCATGCTAATTATTGCATATACAGAATGCTATCAGATTACAAAAAATGAGCTATATAAGGCTATAGCATATAAAACACTAGATTATGTTTTGAGGGACATGACCGATGAGGCGGGAGGATTTTATTCAGCTCAAGATGCTGATTCAGAGGGTCAAGAGGGAAAGTTTTATGTATGGGATCCACAGGAGATAAAAGATGTACTGGGGGATGAAGATGGACTTTTATTTTGTAAATATTATGGGATAACTGAACATGGTAATTTTGAGGGCAAAAGCATACCTAATAGGCTATATGATTGTAAAGTAATTGAAAAAGATAGGGAACTAATAGAAGGGTTTACTAAAACTATGCTTGAATATAGGAAGGGAAGGGTACATCCACATAAAGATGATAAGATCTTAACAGGATGGAATGGACTTATGATAGCTGCTATGGCTATAGCAGGAAGGGTATTTAGGGATGATAGATATACTATGGCTTCTCAAAAGGCATTTGGATTTATAAAGGATAAGCTAATAAGGGAAGATGGTAGATTGCTTGCTAGATATCGTGATGGAGAGGCAGCATACCTTGCATATTTAGATGATTATGCATATCTTATATGGGGACTTATAGAGTTGTATGAAACGACATATGACCCTGAATATTTAGAGTATGCTATAAAGCTCAACAGTAATATGCTAAAACTTTTTTGGGATAAAGAAAATAGTGGCCTATTTTTATATGGAAGCGACGGAGAAAAGTTAATATTTAGACCCAAAGATATATATGATGGTGCAATACCTTCCGGAAATTCAGTAGCCCTTAATAATATTATAAGACTGGCAAGACTTACAGGGGATACAGGGCTAGACGAAATAGCAAATAGGCAAATAGGGGCATTTGCATCTGAAATATCTGAAAATCCAAATATGTATACCTATTTCCTGTTATCATGTATGTTTACGTTATATACTGATTACCAGATAGTGATAGCAGGAAAAGGAGAGGATAATGATGTACAGGAAATGGTAGATATGATCCATGAAATGTTTTTGCCTTTGGCTGTTGTTTTGGTTTATTATCCTACAAAAGAGCATGGTAGTAAATTAGAGGATTTGGCACCTTATATAAAGTCTAATAAACCAAAAGAAGGAAAACAAACGGCTTATGTATGCCGCCACTTTATGTGTATGGAGCCTATTATGGATGTGAAAGAGCTACAAAAGGTTTTAACTACCTAA
- a CDS encoding beta/alpha barrel domain-containing protein, with amino-acid sequence MNNNKAKNPWQERFGWYHYDSKSIYKFTDEDFDKAAKKYRDAGITTIILFGAHFRFSYWAYWDDIVNFIVRFTDACHRYSMKVIEHHSSHLTYQPISENDWVKLLAPASGNAYYKDFRETSQSNPTFDVAHLDDFAQIDGSTGKPALSSYIHTEGKDVHWVFKHYNGHAHCFNNPAYENAYWKHIKDIVQKAHVDGIMNDDVQWFGGGNACACKYCRAKFKEETGYDLPYPDKWAEFFEHYEKPEYIAWKKFKKKSSGDFHRRMDAYYKSIGFYPMRPAYCAEVIPFDTTCYGFESASELWDYIFQECCGIIRYSYVCFAGEAIHRYAMAKRKGVPSMALMYPATKDSMYASWALCRSWGQMYTGTGGIGSELYDKPYRDFEKIYGKYLDAPEKKPDISFYFSESTRDYSDKDAPQKFMKPFMSYLESAYVTGLMCDMVFCSDAVETFSASPAIAAVSVAMIGDAEIEKLRSYAENGGRLMLLNSFAMKNDDGTFRSLNEGLEKLGVCSRLVKKQYEGSEQFCFEGKKHVFTAASSEYILDAYGTVIAQGEDGEVLAVCEAIGKGEVIIHPGDVSDNPIQPAVWPRGNTPVDASAIPEMKATNGKLLTLCLNSRRIEHDQEDLLTTIYETGEATIIHLVNTAGMLPEMDSFGTIKDPIPAFCDGANKMPEFLIHLNDYGRIPSSAELVTPESERVTLIPCHLNENTLVLHIPEKTFSGYALIILK; translated from the coding sequence ATGAACAATAATAAGGCAAAAAATCCTTGGCAAGAACGATTCGGCTGGTATCATTACGATTCCAAAAGCATTTACAAATTTACAGATGAGGATTTTGACAAAGCTGCAAAAAAGTATCGCGATGCGGGTATTACAACTATTATTCTGTTCGGGGCGCATTTCCGATTTTCTTACTGGGCATACTGGGATGATATTGTGAATTTTATAGTAAGATTTACTGATGCCTGTCATAGATACAGTATGAAAGTTATTGAGCATCATTCTAGCCATCTTACCTATCAGCCGATCAGCGAGAATGACTGGGTAAAACTATTGGCACCGGCTTCTGGAAATGCGTATTATAAGGATTTCCGCGAGACTTCGCAGTCAAATCCTACCTTTGACGTTGCACATCTGGATGATTTTGCACAGATTGATGGCAGTACAGGAAAACCTGCCCTTTCTTCCTATATCCATACGGAAGGCAAGGATGTTCATTGGGTTTTCAAACATTACAACGGGCACGCCCATTGTTTTAATAACCCGGCGTATGAGAATGCTTATTGGAAACACATTAAGGATATAGTTCAAAAAGCGCATGTTGACGGTATTATGAACGATGATGTGCAGTGGTTTGGAGGCGGTAACGCCTGTGCTTGCAAATACTGCCGCGCAAAATTCAAGGAAGAAACTGGATATGACCTTCCTTATCCTGACAAATGGGCAGAGTTTTTTGAACATTACGAAAAGCCTGAGTACATAGCCTGGAAAAAGTTTAAGAAAAAGTCCAGTGGTGATTTTCATCGTCGGATGGATGCTTATTACAAAAGCATTGGATTCTACCCGATGCGGCCTGCTTATTGTGCGGAAGTGATCCCCTTCGATACGACATGCTATGGTTTCGAGTCGGCGTCAGAGCTCTGGGATTACATCTTTCAGGAGTGCTGTGGTATTATTCGTTATTCATATGTTTGTTTTGCAGGTGAAGCTATACATCGTTATGCGATGGCCAAACGGAAGGGTGTACCATCAATGGCTCTAATGTATCCTGCAACGAAAGATTCTATGTATGCTTCTTGGGCGCTGTGCAGGTCATGGGGGCAGATGTATACTGGTACTGGTGGAATTGGCTCAGAATTATACGATAAACCGTATCGAGATTTTGAAAAGATCTATGGTAAGTATCTGGATGCTCCGGAAAAGAAACCAGACATTTCCTTTTACTTCTCCGAGAGTACCCGTGATTATTCCGACAAGGACGCCCCGCAAAAATTTATGAAGCCTTTTATGAGTTATTTGGAATCTGCTTATGTTACTGGTCTGATGTGTGATATGGTATTTTGCTCCGATGCTGTAGAAACGTTTTCCGCATCTCCTGCGATTGCCGCTGTTTCTGTCGCAATGATCGGAGATGCAGAGATTGAAAAACTGCGTTCCTATGCGGAAAACGGTGGCAGGTTGATGCTGTTGAATAGCTTTGCTATGAAAAATGATGATGGTACGTTTCGCTCCCTCAATGAAGGTCTTGAAAAGCTCGGTGTGTGCTCCCGCCTTGTAAAGAAACAGTATGAGGGCTCGGAACAGTTCTGCTTTGAAGGAAAGAAACATGTATTTACCGCTGCTAGTTCAGAATATATCCTTGATGCCTACGGAACGGTTATTGCTCAAGGTGAAGATGGCGAAGTGCTTGCTGTTTGCGAGGCTATCGGAAAGGGAGAGGTTATTATTCACCCTGGTGATGTTTCAGACAATCCGATTCAGCCAGCGGTCTGGCCCCGCGGAAACACACCGGTAGATGCTTCTGCGATACCAGAGATGAAGGCAACCAACGGCAAATTGCTCACACTTTGTCTTAATAGCCGAAGGATAGAGCATGACCAGGAGGATCTCTTGACGACAATTTATGAAACTGGTGAAGCAACGATAATTCATTTGGTGAATACTGCGGGCATGCTTCCGGAAATGGATTCATTCGGTACTATAAAAGATCCGATTCCTGCGTTCTGCGACGGTGCGAATAAGATGCCTGAATTTCTTATCCATCTGAACGATTACGGCCGGATCCCCTCTTCTGCGGAGTTGGTAACTCCGGAATCGGAACGTGTCACTTTGATACCGTGTCATTTGAATGAAAATACTCTTGTTTTACATATTCCTGAAAAAACTTTTTCTGGTTATGCATTAATTATTCTAAAATAA
- a CDS encoding Gfo/Idh/MocA family protein, which yields MKDKLRVGIIGCGGIANGKHMPSLSKVKEVEMVAFCDIIEERAKKAASEYGVDGAKVYTDYKELLDDKTIDVVHVCTPNRSHSFITVDALEAGKHVMCEKPMAKTSEEAKKMVEAAKRTGKKLSIGYQNRFRPDSQYLNKVCRRGDLGEVYFAKAHAIRRRAVPTWGVFLNEYEQGGGPLIDIGTHALDLTLWMMDNYKPRMVVGTTYRKLADNENAANAWGPWDPKKFTVEDSAFGFVVMENGATIVLESSWAINSLQIGEAMTTLCGTKGGADMWDGLRINGEEFGKLYTLKPSLDASGVDFYEGESENPSEKEARTWINSILNDTEPVVKPEQAFVVTQILEGIYESAKTGQPVYFK from the coding sequence ATGAAAGACAAATTAAGAGTTGGAATTATTGGATGTGGTGGTATTGCGAACGGAAAGCATATGCCTAGTTTGTCCAAGGTTAAAGAGGTAGAGATGGTGGCTTTTTGCGATATTATAGAGGAAAGGGCTAAAAAAGCTGCCAGTGAATATGGTGTAGATGGTGCCAAGGTGTATACTGATTATAAAGAGCTTTTAGATGATAAGACAATAGACGTGGTACATGTATGTACTCCTAATAGATCCCATTCCTTCATTACAGTAGATGCCTTGGAGGCAGGAAAGCATGTAATGTGCGAAAAACCTATGGCTAAGACGTCGGAAGAAGCCAAAAAAATGGTGGAAGCAGCAAAACGCACTGGGAAAAAGCTTAGTATAGGATATCAGAACAGATTTAGACCTGACAGTCAATATTTAAATAAGGTATGTAGGCGGGGAGATTTAGGCGAGGTATATTTTGCAAAGGCCCATGCTATAAGGCGTCGTGCAGTTCCTACATGGGGTGTTTTCTTAAATGAATATGAACAAGGTGGAGGGCCACTTATTGATATAGGTACCCATGCTTTGGATTTAACATTATGGATGATGGATAATTATAAACCTAGGATGGTGGTAGGTACTACCTATCGTAAGTTGGCAGACAATGAAAATGCAGCAAATGCATGGGGTCCATGGGATCCTAAGAAATTTACGGTTGAAGATTCGGCTTTTGGCTTTGTTGTTATGGAAAATGGAGCTACTATAGTGCTTGAGAGCAGTTGGGCTATTAATAGCCTACAAATAGGTGAAGCAATGACCACTTTGTGTGGTACAAAGGGTGGCGCAGATATGTGGGATGGCCTTAGGATAAATGGAGAAGAGTTTGGTAAGCTATATACATTAAAGCCTTCTTTAGATGCATCTGGAGTTGATTTTTATGAAGGCGAATCTGAAAACCCCAGCGAAAAGGAAGCTAGAACTTGGATAAATAGCATATTAAATGATACTGAACCTGTAGTAAAGCCGGAACAGGCATTTGTAGTAACTCAGATATTAGAGGGAATTTATGAGTCGGCAAAAACAGGGCAGCCCGTTTATTTTAAGTAA
- a CDS encoding AraC family transcriptional regulator: MESNHAYIEFDGKYLLTLDNNYLRPPRSAKAYLHCHPWLEISLVKTGTGEYIVDDKVYDIREGDIFLFNNIEKHAIGIYPPNEMVNMVIHFEPRLIWNMSDSTFDYRYLKIFFDRNDNFENRLDRNNPATEEIKRLLLEIEDEFRKRLPEYELMIKVKLLNILVALIRHYGYTEKKNKTPSKIKKDLLAMNRVIDYIDDHLCEDIMLEDLASIAYMNPSYFSTLFKKYNGISPIEYISKRRISRAIEYLKASDKTVLEIASLCGFNNPTNFYKTFKKLTGKTPSDFR; the protein is encoded by the coding sequence ATGGAAAGTAACCATGCGTATATAGAATTTGATGGTAAATATCTTTTAACTCTTGATAATAACTATTTAAGGCCGCCACGTTCGGCAAAAGCCTATCTCCATTGCCATCCATGGCTTGAAATATCTTTGGTTAAAACCGGGACAGGTGAATATATAGTAGATGACAAGGTATATGATATAAGGGAAGGTGATATATTCCTATTCAACAATATAGAAAAACATGCCATAGGCATATACCCCCCCAACGAAATGGTAAACATGGTTATACACTTTGAGCCAAGGCTTATATGGAATATGAGCGATAGTACATTCGATTACAGATATCTAAAGATATTCTTCGACAGAAATGATAATTTTGAAAACAGACTTGATAGAAACAACCCTGCGACCGAAGAAATTAAAAGACTACTCCTTGAAATAGAAGATGAATTCAGAAAAAGGCTTCCTGAATATGAACTTATGATAAAAGTAAAACTTCTGAATATTTTAGTAGCATTAATACGCCACTATGGTTATACAGAGAAAAAAAACAAAACCCCGTCAAAGATCAAAAAAGACCTCTTGGCTATGAATAGGGTAATAGACTATATAGATGATCATTTGTGTGAAGATATAATGCTCGAAGATCTAGCATCCATAGCCTATATGAATCCATCATACTTTTCTACCCTATTTAAAAAATATAATGGCATAAGCCCCATCGAATATATATCTAAAAGAAGAATATCCAGAGCTATAGAATATCTAAAGGCCAGCGATAAGACAGTGCTTGAAATCGCCAGCCTATGTGGTTTTAATAATCCTACTAATTTCTATAAGACGTTTAAAAAACTAACTGGTAAAACACCTTCAGATTTTAGGTAG